The Astyanax mexicanus isolate ESR-SI-001 chromosome 7, AstMex3_surface, whole genome shotgun sequence genome has a window encoding:
- the htt gene encoding huntingtin isoform X2 → MATMEKLMKAFESLKSFQQQQGPLSAEELVQKQKKDLATTKKDRVTHCLTICENIVAQSLRTSPEFQKLLGIAMEMFLLCSDDKESDVRMVADECLNKIIKALMDSNLPRLQLELYKEIKKNGASRSLRAALWRFAELAHLVRPQKCRPYLVNLLPCLTRITKRQEETVQETLAASMPKIMAALGHFANDGEIKVLLKAFVANLKSSSPTIRRTAASSAVSVCQHSRRTNYFYTWLLNVLLGLVVPVDEEHSSHLILGVLLTLRYLMPLLQQQDASTSLKGSFGVMRKEAEISPTPEQLIQVYELTLHYTQHHDHNVVTASLELLQQLFRTPSPELLHTLITPGSIACTSVFREETLSRTRSGSIVELIAGGSTSSPLILRKQKGKILSGEEEGLEDDPERAEVTTGSFSASVGGESSSDAPSSSGVSSLGPADIITEQPRSSQRTLQPGDSVDLSASTEQGGGPDTPDEEDEEDMLSRSSSGTAGAIGASGDLVTESNPASARPTLSSPPSDSSQTTTEGPDSAVTPSDCAELVSVPGTGRRNRSHSPPSPTLTEGPDTPSHSDSEASSSFRPSSSSSSSSSISSSSSTCSAVSYASSSDKVLDGSESQYSGMQIGTLQEEEDEGVAGAPGEALESFSGSVLALSKPHLLEGKGHNRQASDSSVDRFIPKDEVLEPPDLDNKPSRIKGEIGHYTDPAETPLIHCVRLLSASFLLTGHRNGLVPDKEVRVSVKALAVSCVGAAAAHLPEAFFNKLYLEPLDGQQPDEQQYIRDVLHYIEHGDPQIRGATAILCGALIQAILLKTRFSIEPWLSSIHSMTGNPLSLEDFVPLLQRSLKDESSVTCKMACSAVRHCIMALCSSSLSELGLQLIINLLTLKDCSYWLVRTELLETLAEVDFRLVCFLEGKTEKLHKGEHHYTKLLRLQDRVIHDVVLYLLGDDDPRVRHVAASTISRLVSRLFYACDQAQADPVVAIARDQSSVYLQLLMHETQPPSQFTVSTITRTYRGYNLSQSVSDITVENNLSRVITTISHALTSSTSKALTFGCCEALCLLSSTFPVCTWSTGWHCGFVSSPVFHSNRSSQYRGRGRSFSLSQSQSGSSEESRRTLTVGVTSMVLSLLSSAWFPLDLSAHQDALILSGNLLAAAAPKCMKSPWSGDEESSSAPSKQEEPWPALSDRCLVAMVEQLFSHLLKILNICAHVLDDTSPGPAVKASLPSLANTPSLSPIRRKGKEKEASEPSTTPMSPKKGGETNTGRQADSTGTAPVNKSTSMGSFYHLPPYLKLYDVLKATHANYKVTLDLHNSNEKFGGFLRSALDVLCQLLELATLHDIGKCVEEILGYLKSCFSREPTLSTVCVQQLLKTLFGTNLASQYDGTSSHQCRSQGKALRLGSSSLRPGLYHYCFMAPYTHFTQALADASLRNMVQAEQEQDASGWFDVMQKVSNQLRSSITNVTRHRGDKNAIHNHIRLFEPLVIKALKQYTTSTSVALQRQVLDLLAQLVQLRVNYCLLDSDQVFIGFVLKQFEYIEVGQFRDSKAIIPNIFFFLVLLSYERYHSKQIISIPKIIQLCDGIMASGRKAVTHAIPALQPIVHDLFVLRGSNKADAGKELETQKEVVVSMLLRLIQHHQVLEMFILVLQQCHKENEDKWKRLSRQIADIILPMIGKQQMHLDSPEALGVLNTLFETVAPSSLRPVDMLLKSMFVTPSTMASVGTVQLWVSGILAILRVLISQSTEDIILSRVQELSLSPYLLSCSTIRQLHSDDPTTSPAPPSAALETSGEPQCFPPEETFARFLLQLVGVLLDDISSKQVKVDMTEQQHTFYCQQLGTLLMCLIHIFKSGMFRRITAAGSRLLKAEGGEGNSFYPLEGLNGLVLQLITTHPSLVLLWCQVLLIINYTNYTWWSEVHQTPRHSLSSTKLLSPHSSGEGEMERPEGKLAMCNREIVRRGALILFCDYVCQNLHDSEHLTWLTVNHVRDLISLSHEPPVQDFISAVHRNSAASGLFIQAIQSRCDNLTTPVMLKKTLQCLEGIHLSQSGALLMLYVDKLLNTPFRVLARMVDTLACRRVEMLLAETLQNSIAQLPVEELDRIQEYLQTSGLAQRHQRFYSLLDRFRITVAEETTSPSPPITSHPLDGDPPPPPESVVASKEWYAALVKSQCCLRGEGALYETTDLLTKLPQADLNAIMSCKDFNPCLLAPCLSVGLQRLRRDQGAVLFETSLHVIFEELTSITALLPSPHQPLLHSSQPSIDSSYWNALSSVYGEPGFYQTVLSVCAALSQYLLALPKLPTALQIPPAAEHLITSFSTIAIELVAWRLLQDRLPLSVDVQISLSCLCLALQQPAVWTHFASRAYLTHTCSIIHCIQLLIYSVAVGPGDQLVKPEKKSHSDSEEDQVDSAPDNVCEQQCCEIMAELVESLQSVLSLGHHRNSNIPAFLTPTLRNVIISLARLPLVNSYTRIPPLVWKLGWSPRRGGEFGTSLPEIPVEFLQEKDVFREFLYRINTLGWSSRTQFEETWATLLGVLVTQPITMDQEEETQQEQEDLERTQINVLAVQAITSLVLSAMTLPAAGNPAVSCPEQQPRNKSLKALDTRFGRKLSVIRGVVEREIQAMVSKRDNIATHFPYQAWDPVPSLSSSSAGTLISHEKLLLQINTEREMGNMDYKLGQVSIHSVWLGNNITPLREEEWGEDEEDETDAPAPTSPPTSPINSRKHRAGVDIHSCSQFLLELYSQWILPGSPSNRKTPVVLISEVVRSMLAVSDLFTERNQFDMMFSTLMELQKVHPPEDEILNQYLVPAICKAAAVLGMDKVTAEPVCRLLETTLRSTHLPSRIGALHGVLYVLECDLLDDTARQLIPAVSEYVLSNLRAIAHCVNLHNQQHVLVMCAVAFYMMENYPLDVGSEFNAGVIQLCGVMLSASEEATPSVIYHCALRGLERLLLSEQLSRVDAEALVKLSVERVNMPSPHRAMAALGLMLTCMYTGVPEEEGKEKGSPGRPGDTDPAAPDSESVIVAMERVSVLFDRIRKGFPCEARVVSRILPQFLDDFFPPQDVMNKVIGEFLSNQQPYPQFMATVVYKVFQTLHATGQSSMVRDWVLLSLSNFTQRTPVAMAMWSLSCFFVSASTSQWISALLPHVISRMGKSDTVDVSLFCLVAMDFYRHQIDEELDRRSFQSVFEMVASPGSPYHQLLCCLQSIHQDTSL, encoded by the exons ATGGCCACCATGGAGAAGCTGATGAAGGCCTTCGAATCGCTGAAGTCgttccagcagcagcagggccCGCTGTCAGCCGAGGAGCTCGTCCAGAAACA GAAAAAAGATCTAGCCACGACCAAAAAGGACAGAGTGACTCATTGTTTGACGATATGCGAGAACATCGTAGCACAATCTCTGAG GACTTCTCCAGAGTTCCAGAAACTTCTGGGCATCGCAATGGAAATGTTCCTGCTGTGCAGCGACGATAAGGAGTCCGATGTCAGGATGGTAGCAGATGAGTGCCTGAACAAAATTATTAAA GCATTAATGGATTCAAACTTGCCTAGACTGCAGCTTGAGCTGTACAAAGAGATTAAAAAG AATGGTGCCTCTCGGAGTTTGCGGGCAGCCCTGTGGAGGTTTGCAGAACTCGCTCATCTAGTGCGTCCACAGAAATGCAG GCCGTACCTGGTGAATCTTTTACCATGCTTGACCCGGATCACTAAGCGCCAGGAGGAGACGGTACAGGAGACACTGGCCGCCTCAATGCCCAAAATTATGGCAGCACTCGGACACTTCGCTAATGATGGGGAGATCAAG GTGCTTCTGAAAGCCTTTGTGGCAAATCTGAAGTCCAGCTCTCCCACTATCCGGCGCACAGCGGCCAGCTCTGCTGTCAGCGTGTGTCAGCATTCGCGTAGGACAAACTATTTCTACACTTGGCTCCTCAACGTGCTGCTAG GTCTCGTGGTTCCAGTGGATGAGGAGCACTCCAGCCACCTTATTCTGGGTGTGTTACTGACACTGCGCTACTTGATGCCCCTTCTGCAGCAGCAGGATGCGAGCACCAGCCTGAAGGGCAGCTTTGGTGTCATGCGAAAAGAGGCAGAAATCTCCCCGACACCTGAACAGCTTATACAG GTGTACGAGCTGACGCTACACTACACACAGCACCATGACCATAACGTGGTGACTGCTTCTCTAGAGCTTCTGCAGCAGCTGTTCCGTACACCTTCTCCTGAGCTCCTCCACACACTCATAACTCCCGGGAGCATCGCATGCACCAGTGTCTTCAGAGAGGAAACGTTAAGCCGCACTCGAAGTGGAAGCATCGTTGAGCTTATTg CTGGAGGGTCAACATCCAGTCCTCTCATCCTCAGAAAGCAGAAAG GGAAGATTCTGTCAGGGGAAGAAGAAGGTCTGGAGGATGACCCGGAGAGGGCAGAGGTCACCACAGGGTCTTTTTCAG CCTCTGTGGGTGGAGAAAGCTCCAGCGATGCCCCCTCCTCCTCTGGTGTGTCCTCCCTCGGTCCGGCTGACATCATCACCGAGCAGCCACGTTCTTCCCAGCGTACTCTGCAGCCGGGCGATTCAGTGGACCTGAGCGCGTCCACGGAACAGGGTGGTGGGCCTGACACCCCAGATGAGGAAGACGAGGAGGACATGTTGAGCCGCAGTTCAAGCGGCACTGCCGGAGCCATCGGCGCCTCCGGTGACCTGGTCACCGAGTCCAATCCGGCTTCAGCGCGGCCGACATTGTCCTCGCCACCCAGCGACAGCTCCCAGACCACCACGGAGGGGCCGGACTCCGCCGTGACGCCCTCGGACTGCGCCGAGCTCGTAAGTGTCCCCGGCACTGGCAGGCGTAACCGGAGCCATTCACCGCCCTCCCCAACTCTCACCGAGGGCCCGGACACTCCCTCCCACTCTGACAGCGAGGCCTCTTCATCCTTCaggccctcctcctcctcttcctcctcctcttccatatcttcttcttcttccacctGTTCTGCCGTCTCCTACGCTAGCAGTAGTGACAAG GTGTTGGATGGCAGTGAGAGTCAGTACTCAGGGATGCAGATTGGCACTCTGCAGGAAGAGGAAGACGAGGGAGTGGCTGGAGCTCCTGGTGAAGCTCTGGAGTCTTTCTCTGGGTCTGTGCTGG CACTGAGTAAGCCTCACCTGCTGGAGGGAAAAGGTCACAACAGACAAGCTTCCGACAGCAGCGTGGATCGCTTTATACCAAAGGATGAGGTTCTGGAGCCTCCAGACCTCGATAATAAG CCGTCTAGGATTAAAGGAGAGATTGGCCACTATACTGACCCAGCGGAGACACCCCTGATCCACTGTGTCCGGCTGTTGTCTGCTTCCTTTCTGCTCACCGGCCACAGAAATG ggctggttcctgataAAGAGGTGCGTGTGAGCGTGAAGGCCTTAGCTGTTAGTTGTGTAGGAGCAGCGGCAGCTCATCTCCCTGaagctttttttaataaactctaCCTGGAGCCTCTAGACGGACAACAGCCAGATG AGCAACAGTACATCAGAGACGTCCTGCACTACATCGAGCACGGGGACCCTCAGATCAGAGGAGCTACAGCCATACTCTGTGGAGCTTTGATCCAGGCCATTCTGCTCAAGACTCGCTTCAGCATCGAGCCGTGGCTCTCCAGCATCCACAGCATGACTG GAAACCCTTTGTCTCTGGAGGACTTTGTGCCCTTGCTGCAGCGTAGTCTGAAGGATGAGTCCTCTGTGACATGCAAGATGGCCTGCTCAGCTGTGAGG CATTGTATCATGGCtctgtgcagcagcagcctcagtGAATTGGGTCTGCAGCTCATTATCAACCTCCTAACCCTGAAGGATTGCTCCTACTGGCTGGTCCGTACTGAGCTTTTGGAAACCCTGGCTGAGGTGGACTTTCG GCTAGTCTGTTTTCTGGAGGGGAAAACTGAGAAGCTGCACAAAGGAGAACATCACTACACTAAG TTGTTGCGTCTGCAGGACAGAGTAATACATGATGTAGTGCTTTACCTGTTGGGAGATGATGACCCGCGAGTTCGACATGTTGCCGCTTCTACCATTAGCAG ACTCGTGTCCAGGTTGTTTTATGCCTGTGACCAGGCTCAGGCTGATCCAGTGGTGGCTATCGCTCGGGACCAGAGCAGTGTGTACTTGCAGCTTCTAATGCATGAGACCCAGCCTCCCTCCCAGTTTACTGTCAGCACAATCACGAG GACATATCGAGGTTACAATCTGTCACAGAGTGTGTCGGACATTACTGTGGAGAACAACCTGTCTCGGGTCATCACTACGATTTCTCATGCTCTTACCTCTTCCACTTCCAAAGCTCTGACT TTTGGTTGCTGTGAGGCCCTGTGTCTACTGTCCTCCACTTTCCCAGTGTGCACCTGGAGCACAGGATGGCACTGTGGCTTTGTCAGCTCCCCAGTATTCCACTCCAACCGCTCCAGCCAGTACCGCGGTCGTGGACGGTCTTTTAG TCTGTCTCAGTCCCAGTCTGGCAGCAGTGAGGAAAGCCGCAGGACACTGACTGTGGGCGTGACCAGCATGGTGCTGTCGCTGCTCTCTTCGGCCTGGTTCCCACTGGACCTTTCTGCCCATCAGGACGCCTTGATACTGTCTGGAAACCTACTTGCTG CTGCTGCTCCAAAGTGCATGAAGAGTCCTTGGTCTGGTGACGAGGAGTCCAGCTCAGCTCCATCTAAACAGGAGGAGCCCTGGCCTGCACTCAGTGATCGCTGCTTGGTCGCTATGGTGGAACAGCTGTTTTCTCACCTACTGAAGATTCTCAACATCTGTGCACATGTGCTGGATGACACTTCCCCGGGTCCTGCTGTCAAA GCTTCTTTGCCCTCTTTGGCCAACACACCATCTTTGAGTCCAATCAGGCGGAAGGGCAAAGAGAAGGAAGCCTCTGAACCCAGCACCACACCCATGAGCCCAAAGAAAGGAGGAGAGACCAATACAG GCAGACAAGCAGACAGCACGGGCACTGCTCCAGTGAACAAGTCCACCTCAATGGGCAGCTTCTACCATCTGCCTCCGTACCTGAAGCTGTATGATGTGCTTAAAGCCACTCATGCCAACTATAAA GTCACACTGGACCTTCACAACAGCAATGAAAAGTTTGGTGGCTTCCTGCGTTCAGCCCTTGATGTTCTATgtcagctgctggagctggcCACTCTGCACGACATTGGCAAA tgtgtggAGGAAATCCTGGGCTACCTTAAGTCCTGTTTTTCACGGGAACCCACACTGTCCACAGTGTGTGTCCAACAG CTGCTGAAGACCCTATTTGGGACCAACCTGGCCTCCCAATATGATGGAACCAGCTCCCATCAGTGTCGGTCTCAGGGTAAGGCCCTACGCCTGGGTTCCTCCAGCCTGAGACCAGGTCTCTACCACTACTGCTTCATGGCAccttacacacactttacacaggcTCTCGCAGATGCCAGTTTAAGGAACATGGTGCAAGCTGAACAAGAGCAAGATGCTTCAGG GTGGTTTGATGTAATGCAGAAAGTGTCCAATCAGCTGAGGTCAAGTATTACCAATGTAACACGCCATCGAGGAGACAAG AATGCTATCCACAACCACATCCGTCTGTTCGAGCCTCTGGTGATTAAAGCACTGAAGCAGTACACCACCAGCACCTCTGTGGCCCTTCAGAGGCAAGTGCTGGACCTGCTCGCCCAGCTGGTTCAGCTCCGAGTCAACTACTGCTTGCTTGATTCAGACCAG GTCTTCATTGGCTTTGTGCTGAAACAGTTTGAGTACATTGAGGTGGGGCAGTTCAG GGATTCCAAGGCAATCATTCCCAATATTTTCTTCTTCCTGGTTCTGTTGTCGTACGAGCGGTATCACTCCAAACAGATCATCAGCATTCCAAAGATTATTCAGCTCTGTGACGGCATCATGGCTAGTGGCAGAAAAGCAGTTACCCATG cAATACCTGCACTACAGCCTATCGTGCATGATCTTTTTGTGCTTCGGGGCTCCAATAAGGCTGATGCAGGCAAAGAGCTGGAGACCCAGAAAGAGGTGGTGGTGTCTATGCTCCTGCGACTTATACAGCATCACCAG GTCTTGGAGATGTTTATCCTGGTGCTGCAGCAGTGTCACAAAGAGAATGAAGATAAATGGAAGAGGCTTTCACGACAGATTGCTGATATCATTTTGCCCATGATTGGGAAACAGCAG ATGCACCTGGATTCCCCTGAAGCATTGGGAGTACTGAACACACTGTTTGAGACTGTAGCTCCATCTTCCCTGAGACCAGTGGACATGCTGCTGAAGAGCATGTTTGTCACGCCTTCTACAATG GCATCTGTTGGCACAGTTCAGCTGTGGGTCTCTGGGATTCTGGCGATTCTTCGCGTGCTGATTTCACAGTCTACAGAGGACATCATTCTGTCCCGTGTTCAGGAGCTCTCTCTGTCTCCATACCTTCTGTCCTGCTCCACCATCCGCCAACTTCACAGTGATGATCCCACAACCTCTCCTGCCCCTCCCAGTGCTGCGTTAGAGACTAGTGGAGAACCACAGTGCTTCCCACCAGAAGAGACATTTGCCAG GTTCCTCTTGCAGTTGGTTGGAGTGTTGTTGGATGATATCTCTAGTAAGCAGGTGAAAGTTGATATGACTGAACAGCAGCACACTTTCTACTGCCAGCAGTTAGGCACTCTCCTCATGTGTCTCATCCACATCTTCAAATCAG GAATGTTCCGCCGCATCACGGCTGCAGGCAGCCGTCTGCTGAAGGCGGAGGGGGGTGAGGGGAATAGTTTCTACCCTCTGGAGGGGCTTAACGGCCTGGTGCTGCAGCTCATTACCACACACCCCTCCCTGGTGCTGCTCTGGTGCCAGGTGTTACTCATAATCAACTACACGAACTACACATGGTGGTCTGAAGTGCACCAAACACCCAG GCACAGCCTGTCTAGCACCAAGCTGCTTAGTCCTCACTCATctggagagggagagatggagaggccGGAGGGGAAGCTGGCCATGTGCAACAGAGAGATTGTTCGCAGAGGAGCACTCATCCTTTTCTGTGACTATGTG TGTCAGAACCTTCATGATTCAGAGCATCTGACCTGGTTGACAGTGAATCATGTGAGAGATCTGATCAGTCTGTCCCATGAGCCGCCGGTGCAAGACTTCATTAGTGCAGTGCACCGCAACTCTGCGGCCAGCGGGCTTTTCATCCAGGCCATCCAGTCCCGCTGTGACAATCTCACGACA CCGGTGATGCTGAAGAAGACTCTTCAGTGTCTGGAGGGGATTCACTTGAGTCAGTCTGGAGCGCTCCTAATGCTTTACGTGGACAAGTTGCTGAACACACCCTTCCGTGTGCTGGCTCGCATGGTGGACACGCTAGCTTGTAGGCGTGTGGAGATGCTGCTCGCTGAGACTTTACAG AATAGTATAGCTCAGCTTCCAGTGGAGGAGCTGGACAGGATCCAAGAGTACCTCCAGACGAGTGGCCTAGCTCAGAG GCATCAGAGGTTCTACTCCCTGCTGGACAGGTTCCGAATCACTGTTGCTGAAGAAACCACAAGCCCCTCTCCTCCCATTACCTCACACCCACTGGATGGGgacccacccccaccccctgaGAGTGTTGTAGCCAGTAAG GAGTGGTACGCTGCTCTGGTGAAATCCCAGTGTTGTTTGAGAGGTGAAGGAGCTCTATATGAGACCACAGACCTGCTAACCAAACTACCCCAGGCTGACCTAAATGCCATCATGTCCTGCAAG GACTTTAACCCGTGTCTGTTGGCTCCATGTTTGAGTGTTGGCCTGCAGAGACTGCGCAGAGATCAAGGGGCAGTTCTTTTTGAGACCTCCCTCCATGTGATCTTTGAAGAGTTGACTAGCATCACAGCTCTCCTCCCCTCCCCTCATCAGCCTCTTCTACACTCCTCCCAACCCAGTATAGACTCCTCCTACTGGAATGCACTCAGCAGTGTATATG GAGAGCCTGGGTTTTATCAGacagtgctgagtgtgtgtgcagcATTGAGTCAGTACCTGCTGGCTCTGCCAAAACTGCCCACTGCTCTGCAGATTCCTCCTGCTGCAGAGCACCTCATCACCTCCTTCAGCACCATCGCCATAGAG CTTGTGGCATGGCGTTTGCTGCAGGACCGGCTACCTCTCAGTGTGGATGTGCAGATCAGTCTGTCCTGCCTCTGTCTGGCCCTACAGCAGCCCGCAGTCTGGACACACTTTGCCTCTCGTGCCTACCTCACTCACACCTGCTCCATTATCCACTGCATCCAGCTGCTCATTTactcag TCGCTGTTGGTCCTGGTGACCAACTTGTGAAGCCAGAGAAGAAATCACACTCAGACTCTGAGGAGGACCAGGTGGACTCCGCACCAGACA atGTGTGTGAGCAGCAGTGTTGTGAGATCATGGCTGAGCTGGTGGAAAGCCTGCAGAGTGTTCTTTCTCTTGGTCACCATAGAAACAGCAATATCCCAGCATTCCTCACTCCAACCCTTCGTAATGTCATAATCAGCCTGGCCAGACTCCCTCTGGTCAACAGCTATACACGTATCCCACCACTG GTCTGGAAGTTGGGCTGGTCCCCCAGACGTGGTGGGGAGTTTGGGACATCACTACCTGAGATTCCTGTTGAGTTCCTCCAGGAGAAAGATGTCTTCAGAGAATTCCTCTACCGCATCAACACGTTAG GTTGGAGCAGTAGGACCCAGTTTGAGGAGACGTGGGCCACTCTATTGGGGGTGCTGGTCACCCAGCCAATAACTATGGACCAAGAGGAGGAGACCCAGCAAGAG CAGGAGGATCTTGAGAGGACTCAGATAAACGTTCTGGCCGTACAGGCAATCACCTCTCTGGTGCTGAGCGCCATGACTTTGCCTGCAGCCGGGAACCCTGCAGTCAGCTGCCCGGAGCAGCAGCCACGCAACAAGAGCCTCAAAGCTCTCGACACCAG ATTCGGGCGAAAGCTGAGTGTGATCAGaggtgtggtggagagagagattCAGGCCATGGTGTCCAAAAGAGACAACATAGCCACACATTTTCCCTACCAAGCTTGGGACCCAGTACCGTCTCTGTCCTCTTCGTCTGCAG GCACTCTAATCAGCCATGAGAAGCTCCTCCTGCAGATCAACACAGAAAGAGAAATGGGCAACATGGACTATAAACTAGGCCAG GTGTCCATTCACTCTGTGTGGTTGGGAAACAACATCACTCCTCTGAGGGAGGAAGAATGGGGTGAGGATGAGGAAGATGAAACAGATGCTCCAGCACCAACCTCTCCACCAACATCCCCCATTAACTCTAG GAAACACCGAGCTGGAGTAGACATCCATTCCTGCTCCCAGTTCCTCCTGGAGCTCTATAGCCAGTGGATCCTCCCTGGCAGTCCTAGCAATAGAAAAACTCCAGTGGTGCTGATCAGTGAGGTGGTGCGATCG ATGTTGGCCGTGTCGGATCTGTTTACGGAGAGGAATCAGTTCGATATGATGTTCTCCACTCTGATGGAACTACAGAAGGTCCACCCACCAGAGGATGAGATTCTCAACCAGTACCTTGTACCTGCTATCTGCAAAGCAGCTGCTGTGCTGGGCATG GATAAAGTGACAGCAGAGCCTGTGTGTCGGCTGCTGGAGACGACGCTCCGGAGCACTCATTTACCCAGTCGAATAGGAGCACTGCATGGAGTTCTGTATGTGCTGGAGTGTGATCTACTGGATGACACTGCACGCCAACTCATACCAGCCGTCAGTGAATATGTGCTGTCTAATCTTCGGGCCATTGCCCA CTGTGTGAACCTGCATAATCAGCAGCATGTCTTGGTGATGTGTGCTGTGGCGTTCTACATGATGGAGAACTACCCACTGGACGTAGGGTCAGAGTTCAATGCAGGGGTCATTCAG CTGTGTGGTGTGATGCTCTCTGCCAGTGAGGAGGCCACTCCATCAGTGATCTACCACTGTGCACTGCGTGGTCTGGAGCGGCTGCTTCTGTCTGAGCAGCTGTCCCGCGTGGACGCCGAGGCGCTGGTGAAGCTGAGCGTGGAGCGCGTGAACATGCCAAGCCCTCACCGCGCCATGGCCGCCCTGGGTCTCATGCTCACCTGCATGTACACAGGTGTGCCTGAAGAGGAAG GAAAGGAGAAAGGAAGTCCAGGTCGTCCAGGTGACACAGATCCTGCGGCTCCTGACAGCGAGTCGGTTATTGTTGCCATGGAACGTGTTTCAGTTCTCTTTGACAG GATCCGTAAAGGTTTTCCATGCGAGGCTCGGGTGGTCTCTCGCATCCTTCCACAGTTCCTGGATGACTTTTTCCCACCACAGGATGTCATGAACAAAGTCATTGGAGAGTTCCTGTCAAATCAGCAGCCTTACCCGCAGTTCATGGCTACAGTGGTTTATAAG GTGTTCCAGACACTTCATGCTACTGGCCAGTCCTCCATGGTGCGAGACTGGGTTCTACTCTCCCTTTCCAACTTCACACAGAGAACACCGGTTGCCATGGCAATGTGGAGCTTGTCCTGCTTCTTCGTTAGTGCCTCCACCAGCCAGTGGATCTCTGCACT